A section of the Methanoregula formicica SMSP genome encodes:
- a CDS encoding cobyrinate a,c-diamide synthase, with product MTIPRIVIAGTHSGCGKTTVAGGLMGALVAQGYRVQPFKVGPDFIDPSHHSRICGSESRNLDPFMMGDTGCLDTFHHASEGSDIAVIEGVMGMFDGVDGTDLASTAHVARILHAPVILVVDAKGMSRSIHALIRGFRDFDPTVTIAGVIVNRTGSPRHRAMIEPFLALPALGWIPRSDEISVKSRHLGLVMGHEPAPHNEITAMIAEHCDLDAVMSVARAAPSLPFLPQPDPPVESRARIGVAYDNAFCFYYRDNLDLLARSGAELVFFSPLADALPPVDAVYMGGGYPELFLPGLASAICTKELPKAAAENLPILGECGGLMYLAREVSEEATHRMTGILPVSATMTKRIQALGYTKGTVTSAGAAFLTPGQTVTGHEFHYSQLEPDRDARFTITLSRGKGICDGRDGLVSLNAVGQYTHAYFSPAFARCFVDAAVSFSRT from the coding sequence ATGACAATCCCCCGTATTGTTATTGCCGGAACGCACAGCGGGTGTGGTAAGACTACTGTCGCGGGCGGGCTCATGGGAGCCCTTGTCGCACAAGGATACCGTGTCCAGCCCTTCAAGGTCGGCCCTGACTTCATCGATCCCAGCCACCATTCCCGGATCTGCGGCAGTGAATCCCGCAATCTCGATCCATTCATGATGGGAGATACCGGCTGTCTTGATACGTTTCACCATGCATCGGAAGGATCCGATATAGCGGTCATCGAAGGTGTCATGGGGATGTTCGACGGGGTCGACGGGACAGACCTTGCCAGCACCGCACATGTTGCCCGGATCCTTCATGCTCCGGTGATTCTTGTCGTCGACGCAAAAGGGATGTCACGGAGCATCCATGCCCTCATCCGTGGTTTCCGGGATTTTGATCCAACCGTCACGATTGCCGGTGTGATTGTCAACCGCACCGGCAGCCCGCGTCACCGGGCGATGATCGAACCGTTCCTTGCGCTCCCCGCGCTGGGGTGGATCCCGCGGAGCGATGAAATTTCCGTAAAGAGCCGGCATCTCGGGCTGGTCATGGGCCACGAGCCCGCCCCCCACAACGAGATAACTGCCATGATTGCTGAACATTGCGATCTTGACGCGGTGATGTCAGTAGCCCGGGCAGCCCCCTCTCTTCCTTTCCTGCCACAACCTGATCCTCCGGTGGAGTCCCGTGCGCGAATCGGTGTTGCGTATGACAATGCATTCTGCTTCTATTACCGGGACAACCTCGACCTGCTGGCACGGTCCGGTGCCGAACTTGTCTTCTTCTCCCCGCTTGCCGATGCTCTGCCGCCCGTTGATGCCGTGTACATGGGAGGAGGGTACCCTGAGCTGTTCCTTCCCGGCCTTGCATCAGCGATCTGCACAAAAGAACTCCCGAAAGCTGCGGCCGAAAACCTGCCCATTCTTGGTGAATGCGGAGGACTGATGTACCTTGCAAGAGAAGTCTCCGAAGAAGCAACGCATCGTATGACCGGAATTCTTCCCGTTTCAGCAACCATGACGAAACGCATCCAGGCCCTCGGGTATACAAAAGGCACCGTCACTTCTGCAGGTGCGGCATTTCTCACCCCCGGACAAACCGTTACCGGCCATGAGTTTCATTATTCACAGCTCGAACCCGACCGTGATGCACGGTTCACCATCACGCTCTCAAGGGGAAAGGGAATTTGTGATGGCAGGGACGGGCTCGTGTCCCTGAATGCAGTGGGCCAGTACACCCATGCGTATTTTTCCCCAGCATTTGCCCGGTGCTTTGTAGATGCAGCAGTATCCTTCTCGCGGACCTGA
- a CDS encoding nucleotide exchange factor GrpE: MSNAENGQEPPEQETPDIAAQNAEIPASGTAEADAQKKAYAELNDRFLRLAADFENYKKRSERDRVQTIALANERFACDILEVADNIERALKSDDAHLREGVVRIQQLLSAQLQRHGVCPIESLNKTFNPQEHEAIAHVPSDACTGTVIDEVCRGYRMHDKVIRYAKVAVSKGKENNHKEA, translated from the coding sequence ATGAGCAATGCAGAGAACGGGCAGGAGCCCCCGGAACAGGAGACACCGGACATTGCCGCACAGAATGCGGAGATCCCGGCATCCGGAACTGCGGAAGCTGATGCACAGAAGAAAGCCTACGCAGAACTGAACGACCGTTTCCTGCGTCTTGCAGCGGATTTTGAAAATTACAAAAAACGCAGCGAGCGGGACCGGGTCCAGACTATAGCCCTTGCAAACGAGAGGTTTGCCTGTGACATCCTCGAAGTTGCCGACAACATCGAACGGGCACTGAAATCGGACGACGCTCACCTTCGTGAGGGAGTTGTCCGGATTCAGCAGCTCCTTTCAGCCCAGCTGCAGCGTCACGGCGTCTGTCCCATAGAGTCGCTCAACAAAACGTTCAACCCGCAGGAGCATGAGGCGATTGCCCATGTGCCCTCGGACGCCTGCACCGGAACCGTTATTGACGAAGTATGCCGCGGGTACCGGATGCATGACAAAGTTATCAGGTATGCAAAAGTAGCAGTATCCAAGGGAAAAGAAAACAACCACAAGGAGGCTTGA
- a CDS encoding tetratricopeptide repeat protein, which produces MKHQYPFLIVVLLALFFLSVPASGYSPDAVTLYEQGTASVAAGNLSDAIAAFDQALLLEPEYYEAWDARADALNRDGQFSRALESSSRALALNSSYLPGWINRGQILYNLGYVYEDQKKDTVKANEYYLQQVQAFEKAIALDPTNADAWFNKAYALAGLKRYDEAIAAFDTVKELNPAYPKIDKNREIARQLRDSVTPFYVTYAPVIVGIAAIISGILFWALILREKEE; this is translated from the coding sequence ATGAAACACCAGTACCCGTTCCTGATTGTGGTCCTCCTCGCCCTGTTCTTCCTGTCCGTTCCTGCATCCGGCTATTCCCCGGACGCCGTTACCCTGTACGAACAGGGAACAGCATCGGTAGCTGCCGGTAACCTGTCCGACGCAATTGCCGCATTCGACCAGGCCCTCCTGCTTGAGCCGGAGTATTACGAGGCCTGGGACGCCCGTGCCGATGCCCTGAACCGCGACGGGCAGTTTTCCCGTGCACTCGAATCCTCCTCCCGTGCCCTTGCCCTCAATTCCAGTTACCTGCCCGGCTGGATCAACCGGGGCCAGATCCTGTATAATCTCGGGTACGTATACGAGGACCAGAAAAAAGATACGGTGAAAGCAAACGAGTATTACCTCCAGCAGGTCCAGGCATTCGAGAAGGCGATTGCTCTTGATCCGACGAATGCCGATGCCTGGTTCAACAAGGCATATGCGCTCGCCGGCCTGAAACGGTACGACGAAGCAATCGCAGCGTTCGACACGGTAAAGGAGCTCAATCCCGCATATCCCAAGATCGACAAGAACCGGGAGATCGCCCGCCAGCTCCGTGATTCCGTTACGCCGTTCTATGTCACGTATGCACCAGTAATCGTCGGCATTGCCGCGATCATCAGCGGGATCCTGTTCTGGGCCCTGATCCTGAGGGAAAAAGAAGAATAA
- the dnaJ gene encoding molecular chaperone DnaJ, giving the protein MSAGDYYDTLCVPRNADEKEIKKAYRNLARKYHPDVCKEPGAEDKFKKINEAYSVLSDAQKKAQYDNMGHETFTNASKGSYTGGGSGFGNGGFYSDFSGFGDIFDFFGGGGHRRSGPQPGADLLMRIQIRLEDAVAGIDREIEVMHSEPCATCSGSGSETKRLNVCPRCGGSGQMRQATNSPFGQFVRMSTCTQCGGRGKIPEKTCHECHGSGHNRVKRKVSVHIPAGIDSGMRLRMEGYGEAGDYGAPNGDLFLEVYVMPHERFIRSGDNLETVIEVSPAQAVLGTDVEIETIDKRHIDLKIPAGVQYNMALKIAGEGVKRRGKPGDLLVRVKIVTPKSVSSEQKELYQKIIELEGKGGGVGGFFSGIMGKKKGKK; this is encoded by the coding sequence ATGAGTGCGGGCGACTACTACGACACCTTATGTGTCCCGCGGAATGCCGACGAGAAAGAGATCAAGAAAGCCTACCGCAACCTTGCCCGCAAGTACCACCCCGATGTCTGCAAGGAGCCTGGCGCAGAAGACAAGTTCAAGAAGATCAACGAGGCCTACAGCGTACTCTCCGATGCCCAGAAGAAAGCCCAGTACGACAACATGGGCCACGAGACCTTCACCAATGCGTCGAAAGGCTCCTACACCGGCGGAGGCAGCGGCTTTGGGAACGGCGGGTTCTACTCCGATTTCTCGGGCTTCGGTGACATCTTCGATTTCTTCGGCGGGGGCGGCCACCGGAGGTCCGGCCCGCAGCCCGGCGCCGATCTCCTGATGCGGATCCAGATCCGGCTCGAGGATGCCGTTGCCGGCATTGACCGGGAAATTGAGGTGATGCACTCGGAGCCGTGTGCAACCTGCAGCGGCTCCGGCAGCGAGACAAAACGGCTGAACGTCTGCCCGCGGTGCGGCGGGAGCGGCCAGATGCGGCAGGCAACCAACTCCCCGTTCGGCCAGTTCGTCCGGATGTCCACCTGTACCCAGTGCGGGGGCCGGGGAAAGATCCCGGAGAAGACCTGCCACGAATGCCACGGATCCGGTCACAACCGGGTCAAGCGAAAGGTCTCGGTTCACATCCCGGCCGGGATTGACAGCGGCATGCGGCTCCGCATGGAGGGTTATGGCGAGGCCGGGGATTACGGGGCGCCGAACGGGGACCTGTTCCTTGAAGTCTATGTCATGCCCCACGAACGTTTCATCCGCTCGGGCGACAACCTTGAGACGGTCATTGAAGTCTCACCTGCCCAGGCCGTCCTTGGGACGGATGTTGAGATCGAGACCATCGACAAGCGCCACATCGACCTCAAGATCCCTGCCGGCGTGCAGTACAACATGGCCTTAAAAATTGCCGGCGAGGGCGTCAAACGGCGCGGAAAGCCCGGCGATCTCCTTGTCCGGGTGAAAATTGTCACCCCCAAATCCGTCAGCAGCGAGCAGAAGGAACTGTACCAGAAGATCATTGAGCTCGAAGGAAAGGGTGGCGGGGTCGGGGGCTTCTTCTCCGGTATCATGGGAAAGAAGAAGGGGAAGAAGTAA
- the ilvD gene encoding dihydroxy-acid dehydratase, which yields MRSDNAKKGYERAPNRALLRSLGVTDREMGLPFIGIANAYNTIVPGHVHLNQLAGKVREGIAAAGGVPFEFGTIGICDGIAMGHEGMRYSLPSRENIADSIELMVQAHCFDGLVCVGTCDKIVPGMLMAAVRCNIPTVVLTGGAMLSGFQDGKELSLIDIFEGVGKVAAGSMTEKALGELECCAMPGCGSCQGLYTANTMACMTEAMGMSLPGCAATPAVDAGKLRIARETGEAIIPLVKKQVLPRDIITKKSLRNAIRVDMALGGSTNTVLHLMAIATEAGIPLSLDDFAELAGKIPHICYMQPSGPHSMQTLHRAGGIPAVMKQLEKFLDNTPTVSGRKVLDIAKSAVVRNSEVIRPVKKPINAEGGLRILSGSLAPDGAVVKSAAVPKEMWKHTGPARVFDGEGPAMKAILGRKIREGDVVVIRYEGPRGAPGMPEMLSPTSALMGLGFKKVVLITDGRFSGGTRGPCIGHVAPEAAAGGPIALVKDGDTIAVDLHKKAIDLKVTAQELKKRKNTWKPVTKNLTGVLARYAKTVEQANLGAVQR from the coding sequence ATGCGCAGTGATAATGCAAAGAAAGGGTATGAGCGGGCACCAAACCGGGCGCTTCTCCGCTCGCTTGGGGTGACCGATCGCGAGATGGGACTCCCGTTCATCGGTATTGCGAATGCATACAACACAATCGTTCCCGGGCATGTCCACCTCAACCAGCTGGCCGGGAAAGTCAGGGAGGGCATTGCAGCGGCCGGCGGTGTGCCCTTTGAGTTTGGCACAATCGGTATCTGCGATGGTATTGCGATGGGTCACGAAGGAATGCGGTATTCCCTCCCGTCGCGTGAGAACATCGCCGACTCGATCGAACTTATGGTTCAGGCGCATTGCTTCGACGGCCTTGTCTGCGTCGGCACCTGCGATAAGATCGTGCCCGGCATGCTGATGGCAGCAGTCCGGTGCAATATCCCCACAGTAGTCCTGACCGGTGGGGCCATGCTCTCCGGCTTCCAGGACGGAAAGGAGCTCTCCCTCATCGATATCTTCGAAGGCGTAGGAAAGGTCGCCGCGGGATCCATGACCGAGAAAGCACTCGGCGAGCTCGAGTGCTGCGCCATGCCGGGATGCGGCTCCTGCCAGGGGCTGTACACCGCGAACACCATGGCCTGCATGACCGAAGCCATGGGGATGTCCCTCCCCGGCTGTGCGGCAACACCCGCGGTCGATGCCGGAAAACTCCGGATCGCCCGCGAGACCGGTGAGGCAATCATCCCGCTCGTAAAAAAACAGGTCCTCCCCCGGGACATTATCACAAAGAAGAGCCTGCGGAATGCCATCCGGGTGGATATGGCACTCGGCGGTTCCACCAACACGGTCCTTCACCTTATGGCAATTGCAACGGAGGCAGGAATCCCGCTTTCCCTGGATGACTTTGCGGAACTTGCCGGAAAAATCCCCCATATCTGCTACATGCAGCCGTCCGGCCCGCACTCCATGCAGACACTCCACCGTGCCGGCGGGATTCCCGCGGTCATGAAACAGCTGGAGAAATTCCTTGACAATACCCCCACGGTCTCCGGCAGGAAAGTCCTTGATATCGCAAAGTCCGCGGTCGTGAGAAACAGCGAAGTGATCCGGCCGGTAAAAAAACCGATCAATGCAGAAGGCGGTCTCCGGATCCTTTCCGGATCGCTTGCGCCTGACGGGGCTGTTGTGAAGAGCGCCGCTGTACCAAAGGAGATGTGGAAGCATACCGGCCCTGCCCGTGTCTTTGATGGTGAAGGACCCGCCATGAAAGCAATCCTTGGCAGGAAGATCCGGGAAGGAGATGTTGTCGTTATCCGGTACGAAGGCCCGCGTGGCGCACCCGGCATGCCGGAGATGCTCTCACCCACCTCCGCACTGATGGGGCTCGGGTTTAAAAAAGTGGTTCTCATAACTGACGGAAGGTTCTCAGGGGGTACCCGAGGTCCCTGTATCGGGCATGTGGCCCCGGAAGCAGCGGCCGGTGGACCAATAGCGCTGGTGAAGGATGGCGACACGATTGCTGTCGATCTCCACAAGAAAGCAATCGATCTTAAGGTCACGGCACAGGAACTCAAAAAGCGGAAGAATACCTGGAAACCTGTCACAAAGAACCTGACCGGTGTCCTTGCCCGGTATGCAAAAACCGTTGAACAGGCCAATCTCGGTGCTGTTCAGCGCTGA
- a CDS encoding DUF4013 domain-containing protein, with the protein MDFGNMLGESFAYAKDGVVGKWMQWILLLIATILLCIPLLGYTLKIYRGEKPAPEVTGWGTLIIDGIKYLIISLIWAIPCLIIFFVMLGAAITSYITNPAAIIGIMGGMLVGFLLFFIVAFITGLLATIGIIRFARTGSMGEAFNFGAILETIGKIGWVNYIIALIIIGIIIGIIEFILMAIPYVGTLILFLIVPPLVLWQSRYFCLIYDSAA; encoded by the coding sequence ATGGATTTCGGAAACATGCTTGGCGAGTCTTTTGCTTATGCAAAAGACGGGGTTGTTGGTAAATGGATGCAATGGATTCTGCTCCTGATTGCGACCATCCTTCTCTGTATCCCGCTCCTCGGGTATACCCTGAAGATCTATCGCGGTGAGAAACCTGCCCCTGAAGTCACCGGGTGGGGGACTCTCATCATTGACGGTATCAAGTATCTCATCATCTCGCTCATCTGGGCCATCCCGTGCCTGATCATCTTCTTTGTGATGCTTGGTGCAGCGATAACCTCCTATATTACAAACCCTGCTGCAATCATAGGGATCATGGGTGGGATGCTCGTAGGCTTCCTCCTCTTCTTCATTGTTGCCTTCATCACGGGCCTTCTTGCAACGATCGGTATCATCCGGTTTGCACGGACAGGATCCATGGGAGAGGCATTCAACTTCGGGGCAATCCTCGAAACCATTGGCAAGATCGGGTGGGTCAACTACATCATTGCCCTCATCATCATCGGTATCATCATCGGTATCATTGAATTCATCCTGATGGCGATCCCCTATGTTGGAACACTCATCCTGTTCCTCATCGTCCCGCCCCTCGTGCTCTGGCAATCGCGCTATTTCTGCCTGATCTACGACAGCGCAGCATAA
- the dnaK gene encoding molecular chaperone DnaK, whose amino-acid sequence MANEKVLGIDLGTTYSCMSIMEAGKPIVIPNSEGGRTTASVVAFTKEGERLVGSLAKRQAVTNPLKTIQSIKRKMGTSEKVTIDGKAYTPQEISAMILQKLKIDAEAYLGEKITKAVITVPAYFNDAQRQATKDAGQIAGLEVLRIINEPTASALAYGIDKETDVTVLVYDLGGGTFDVSILTLGDGVFEVKSTAGNNHLGGDDFDKRVQDYLVEEFRKKEGIDLRNDPFAMQRLRDAAENAKIELSQRQTTNINLPYITTDASGPKFLNIDLTRAKLEQLISDLVESTMGPVKQALSDAKLEPKDIDHVLLVGGSTRVPLVQETVKKLLGKEPDKGINPDECVALGAGIQGAVLTGEAKDIVLLDVTPLTLGIETLGGIATKLIERNTTIPTRKSQIFSTAADGQTSVEIHVVQGERALAKDNFTLGRFQLTGIPPAPRGIPQIEVTFDIDSNGIIHVSAKDMGTGNQQAISIKGDRKLSEDDIKKAMDSAKQFEAEDKKKREEIELRNQADTAVFTAEKMLKESGDKLETADKTKIEEGIAEVRKVLPGEDLEAIKKAMESLTEAVYAATTKIYQKMQAEQQAAAQQQAGGAAGGAGQAPGQEPKTDDNVVNADYKVKDE is encoded by the coding sequence ATGGCAAATGAGAAGGTTCTGGGAATCGATCTGGGAACAACCTATTCCTGTATGTCGATCATGGAGGCCGGGAAGCCCATTGTTATCCCGAACTCCGAGGGAGGGCGGACGACCGCTTCAGTGGTCGCGTTCACCAAAGAAGGCGAACGCCTTGTCGGCAGTCTCGCAAAACGCCAGGCTGTAACCAATCCGTTAAAGACAATCCAGTCCATCAAGCGGAAGATGGGCACAAGTGAGAAGGTAACTATTGACGGCAAGGCGTACACCCCGCAGGAGATCTCTGCAATGATCCTGCAGAAACTCAAGATCGATGCCGAGGCATATCTTGGCGAGAAGATCACCAAAGCTGTCATTACCGTCCCTGCGTACTTCAACGATGCCCAGCGACAGGCAACAAAAGACGCCGGCCAGATCGCCGGCCTCGAAGTGCTCCGTATCATCAACGAGCCGACTGCCAGCGCCCTTGCGTACGGCATCGACAAGGAGACCGATGTCACGGTTCTCGTGTACGATCTTGGCGGCGGGACCTTCGATGTCTCGATCCTGACGCTTGGCGACGGAGTCTTCGAGGTCAAGTCCACGGCCGGCAACAACCACCTTGGCGGCGACGATTTCGACAAGCGGGTGCAGGATTACCTTGTCGAGGAGTTCAGGAAGAAGGAAGGCATCGATCTCCGGAACGATCCCTTCGCCATGCAGCGGTTGCGCGATGCAGCGGAGAATGCAAAGATCGAGCTCTCCCAGCGGCAGACCACCAACATCAACCTGCCCTATATCACAACCGACGCAAGCGGCCCCAAGTTCCTCAACATCGATCTCACAAGGGCAAAGCTCGAACAACTGATCAGCGATCTGGTCGAGTCCACCATGGGCCCGGTCAAGCAGGCGCTCTCGGATGCCAAGCTGGAGCCCAAGGACATCGACCATGTCCTGCTTGTCGGCGGTTCGACCCGTGTCCCGCTCGTGCAGGAAACGGTCAAGAAGCTTCTTGGCAAGGAACCCGACAAGGGAATCAACCCCGATGAATGTGTTGCGCTCGGTGCCGGGATCCAGGGAGCGGTCCTTACCGGTGAGGCAAAGGACATCGTACTGCTGGACGTCACCCCGCTCACGCTCGGTATCGAGACCCTGGGCGGCATTGCTACCAAGCTCATCGAGCGGAACACGACCATCCCGACCCGGAAGAGCCAGATCTTCTCCACGGCAGCCGACGGCCAGACCAGTGTCGAGATCCATGTGGTCCAGGGCGAACGTGCGCTCGCAAAGGACAACTTCACGCTCGGGCGCTTCCAGCTGACCGGCATCCCTCCGGCACCCCGTGGCATCCCGCAGATCGAGGTAACGTTCGATATCGACTCGAACGGTATCATCCATGTCTCGGCTAAGGACATGGGCACCGGAAACCAGCAGGCCATCTCCATCAAGGGCGACCGCAAGCTCTCTGAAGATGACATCAAAAAGGCCATGGACTCTGCCAAACAGTTCGAAGCAGAAGACAAAAAGAAGCGCGAGGAGATCGAGCTCAGGAACCAGGCCGACACGGCGGTCTTCACTGCAGAAAAGATGTTGAAGGAGAGCGGCGACAAGCTTGAGACCGCAGACAAGACGAAGATCGAAGAGGGCATTGCAGAAGTCAGGAAGGTTTTGCCCGGTGAAGATCTCGAAGCCATCAAGAAGGCAATGGAGTCCCTGACCGAGGCAGTCTATGCCGCAACCACCAAGATCTACCAGAAGATGCAGGCCGAGCAGCAGGCAGCAGCCCAGCAGCAGGCCGGCGGCGCTGCGGGCGGGGCCGGACAGGCTCCCGGGCAGGAGCCTAAGACCGACGACAACGTGGTCAACGCAGATTATAAAGTAAAAGACGAGTGA
- a CDS encoding methyltransferase domain-containing protein — translation MKLLFELSGENATLPFAEIECIGTVADKRLQVAVAECPDPDSSLRLAMTQVVLEYLGECEPDCVSFRALLKELALTTDRPFAGRAKKVHGGSQERNPASQREFERLIGTMIDGPVSLIHPEVEYRAILSEDRCYFGKVLHRINRGGYDHRNPGKRDFFHPGVMMPRMARTLVNIARTRAGETLLDPFCGTGGILIEAELLGMHAIGSDFDPFMIGGSRLNAKDSDLLTADATCLPFPDHSIDSIVTDFPYGQSVCILKADTMDRLYSDALSEICRVLRPGRRAVVVTHRDISAIAAQHMTVLQQHSQRVHKSLTRKVLVLTS, via the coding sequence ATGAAGCTGCTCTTTGAGCTCTCGGGAGAGAACGCGACACTCCCGTTTGCCGAGATCGAATGTATCGGCACGGTCGCCGACAAGAGGCTCCAGGTGGCAGTTGCCGAGTGCCCCGATCCTGATTCTTCACTCCGCCTCGCCATGACCCAGGTTGTCCTGGAATACCTTGGCGAGTGCGAACCGGATTGCGTCTCCTTCCGCGCCCTGCTCAAAGAACTGGCACTTACAACAGACCGTCCCTTTGCCGGCCGGGCAAAGAAAGTCCACGGGGGGTCGCAGGAACGCAATCCGGCATCGCAGCGGGAGTTCGAGCGTCTTATCGGGACCATGATCGATGGCCCGGTTTCCCTGATCCATCCGGAAGTCGAGTACCGGGCCATCCTCTCGGAGGACCGCTGTTATTTCGGAAAGGTGCTGCACCGGATCAACCGTGGGGGCTATGACCACCGGAACCCCGGCAAACGCGACTTTTTCCACCCGGGGGTAATGATGCCCCGGATGGCACGGACCCTTGTCAATATCGCACGTACCCGGGCGGGCGAGACGCTCCTGGATCCGTTCTGCGGGACCGGGGGCATTCTCATTGAGGCGGAACTGCTCGGCATGCACGCGATTGGCAGCGACTTCGATCCTTTCATGATTGGCGGGAGCAGGCTGAATGCAAAGGATTCCGACCTTCTTACTGCTGATGCGACCTGCCTCCCGTTCCCGGATCATTCCATCGACAGCATCGTCACCGATTTTCCCTACGGCCAGTCGGTCTGCATCCTCAAGGCTGACACCATGGACCGATTGTACAGTGACGCCCTGTCAGAGATTTGCCGCGTGCTCCGTCCCGGGCGCAGGGCTGTCGTCGTCACTCACCGTGACATCTCCGCAATCGCCGCACAGCACATGACGGTCCTGCAGCAGCACAGCCAGCGCGTCCACAAGAGCCTCACCCGGAAGGTTCTCGTCCTCACCAGCTGA
- the purH gene encoding bifunctional phosphoribosylaminoimidazolecarboxamide formyltransferase/IMP cyclohydrolase: protein MKWALLSVWDKTGIVDLARELAGQKYNIMSSGGTGKALAAAGIRYTEVSSYTGFPEMMDGRVKTLHPRVHGGLLGRRQIDDAVMAKHGINRIDLLVVNLYPFEAMSQKDLDLENLIEFIDIGGPAMIRAAAKNYRDVAVVVDPADYPAVLAAIKSGGISEEQRLGLAKKVFARTAAYDAAISNYLQRLDSPFPPTLSLQYTHGRPLRYGENPHQMAAVYGTSGIAGAEPLQGKQMSYNNYLDVNAGVALLREFDDAAAVIVKHNNPCGVATGTDVLDAYLTARDVDPVSAYGSVVSVNREVTKAFAEEICGTFVEVIVAPKFSADALKVMKKKENMRVLLLPDRCEADEVRAIDGGILVQRTPAYQEHWQVITDRDPTADEMMALQLAWKVCKHTKSNTIIFADQKRTLGIGAGQMSRVDSAKIAISKACGSLKGSAVASDAFLPFPDTLEVAAEAGATALVQPGGSIRDKEVIDAANRLHMAMVFTGVRYFRH, encoded by the coding sequence ATGAAGTGGGCACTGCTTTCAGTCTGGGATAAGACCGGGATTGTGGATCTGGCACGGGAACTTGCCGGACAGAAATACAATATCATGAGTTCCGGGGGTACCGGCAAGGCTCTTGCCGCCGCCGGGATCCGCTACACGGAAGTCTCCAGTTATACCGGCTTTCCCGAGATGATGGATGGCAGGGTCAAGACCCTCCACCCCCGGGTCCATGGCGGCCTTCTCGGGAGAAGGCAGATCGATGATGCTGTGATGGCCAAGCACGGGATCAACAGGATCGACCTCCTTGTTGTCAACCTCTACCCGTTCGAAGCAATGTCGCAGAAGGACCTGGATCTTGAGAACCTGATCGAGTTCATTGACATCGGCGGGCCGGCGATGATCCGGGCTGCTGCCAAGAACTACCGTGATGTTGCTGTCGTTGTCGATCCCGCGGACTATCCGGCAGTCCTGGCTGCAATCAAAAGCGGCGGGATTTCCGAAGAACAGCGACTCGGGCTTGCAAAGAAAGTGTTCGCCCGTACCGCTGCCTATGATGCAGCAATCAGCAATTACCTCCAGCGGCTCGATTCACCTTTCCCCCCCACCCTCTCGCTGCAATACACCCATGGCAGGCCTCTCCGCTATGGGGAGAATCCTCATCAGATGGCGGCAGTGTACGGCACTAGCGGGATTGCCGGCGCAGAACCTCTCCAGGGAAAGCAGATGTCCTATAATAATTACCTCGACGTGAATGCAGGCGTTGCACTGCTCCGGGAGTTTGATGATGCAGCAGCGGTGATTGTCAAGCACAACAATCCCTGCGGTGTTGCCACCGGCACGGACGTTCTCGATGCCTACCTCACTGCCCGCGACGTGGACCCGGTCTCCGCGTACGGTTCGGTCGTTTCCGTCAATCGCGAGGTCACAAAAGCGTTTGCCGAAGAGATCTGCGGTACTTTTGTCGAAGTAATCGTTGCGCCGAAATTCTCCGCAGATGCCTTGAAGGTTATGAAGAAGAAGGAGAACATGCGTGTCCTTCTTCTGCCGGATCGCTGCGAAGCGGATGAGGTGCGGGCAATCGATGGGGGAATCCTTGTCCAGAGGACACCGGCCTACCAGGAGCACTGGCAGGTAATCACGGACCGCGACCCGACTGCAGATGAGATGATGGCACTCCAGCTTGCCTGGAAGGTCTGCAAGCATACAAAGAGCAACACCATCATCTTTGCCGACCAGAAGAGGACGCTGGGGATTGGCGCCGGCCAGATGAGCCGTGTCGATTCGGCAAAGATCGCCATCAGCAAGGCATGCGGTTCCCTGAAAGGATCGGCTGTTGCCTCCGATGCGTTCCTCCCGTTCCCGGATACGCTGGAAGTTGCCGCAGAGGCCGGTGCCACGGCACTTGTGCAGCCGGGGGGATCGATCCGCGATAAGGAAGTCATCGATGCCGCAAACCGCCTTCATATGGCAATGGTCTTTACGGGCGTACGGTACTTCAGGCACTGA